The Oncorhynchus clarkii lewisi isolate Uvic-CL-2024 unplaced genomic scaffold, UVic_Ocla_1.0 unplaced_contig_7924_pilon_pilon, whole genome shotgun sequence genome includes the window GAGGCATAGTAATAAAAATGTAACTattaaatactggagtgatagatgtgcagaagatgaatgtgcagaagataaatgtgcaagtagagctattggggtgcaaaggagcaaaaaaataaataacaatatgggcaTGAGTTGGttgggtgggctatgtacagatgggctgtgtatagGTGcaataatctgtgagctgctctgacagctgatgtggAGCTCTATGCCTGTACAACAGAGGATTCTCTACATGCAGGGCTGGGTGTTTAAATCCCATTTCTTTCCTAATTTACCAATTAAAATGATTAAGCCATGCAAACAACCATTATTGAGGAAAAGTCCATCCACATAATTATCCCACTTCCATAACTTCTACAATACAGCTGCCCAGATACTATTCTAACCCATTTCTTATCTTTCAATTGCTCCCATCGAATCTCTGCTGGAATCCTTTTCTTAATGGGCTTATTTCTTACATCTCTTAGCCCAAATGGTCCAGGCTCCCTCTGGCTGTTCTAAAATCACCTCTTTTCCTTCCTTAGATGTTTACCATGAACCCGGACCCACAGATGGTGGGTATGGAATTTTAGTTAGTGTGTGAATCAACTGTTAAATTGAGTGTTTATTCAAAATGTCCACACATGATACAAGGACATAAATGTCACTATATGTATGAAAACGACCAAAATCTATCACACAAAAGAGTTAGccgcctttaaaaaaaatatatatatattttttttaattcatggggagaaacagagacctagtaaGTATTAAGCAATGTATTGAAACTAAATGTTATTTTTACAGAATCCTTTCCCACTGGACATGGCCCCTAAATCTATTGATGATCAATACGTTGGCTGCAGAGCGAACATGCGCATTCAGGTGAACACAGACTACCTCCCACGTGAGAAGAAAACCAGTACAAACTTCAATAATGCCTGGAAGGAAGCAGAAGAAAAAGCCAAACCGTCTATCCATGGTCTGCAAGATGAACACTCCAAAGCTATATATGTGTACACAAATGAAGAGCCTAAGATCTACCCGGACTTCAACAGAGAAGTTAGAGATGGTAGATCTAATTATGGGACAACATTCCAGTACCATTCCCTGCACTTCTATCTAACTGAAGCCATTCAGATTCTCAAACAAAGGCAAACAACATGCATGACCACCTACCGTAGAACCAATGTGTATTTTCATGATGTCAAAGAATATATCCGTTTCGGCACCTTCACCTCGAGCACTTTAAACAAGAAAATAGGTAGAGATTCATTTGGAGCGACGTCCTGCTTTGAGATCACCACATGTTTTGGAGCTGACATATCACATTACTCTGTAtttacagaagagagagaagtcTTAATTCCTCCCTATGAGGTATTCACAGTGACCAACATCCAGACAAAGTCACCAGAGAATAACCTGTGGTGTGAAGTCGTCTACACATTAGTGAACACTGGACATCAGAGTGACTTGAATTGCAAGTTGCAAAATGGAGTAAAAGTCTAACCTGTGAAGCAGCTTTTCTGCATTCAACCGCACATCAGGAAAAGGCTACATAACGCTCTATAATGTGTTGATAATTACTGTATATCACTGATCATTCCCACACCAATGTACGATTAAGTcatctgtaaaaataaaaaatgtttacttTCCTTCTTTCAGTTGTAATGATCCTGTTAAAGACTGTTTAACCCTTATTGCTGCCTCAGATTAAGATCAAGTTATAAAAAAGTATAATTTGCCGACATTGAATCAAATTGTAATTTGTGATTTGTTGACATTTGTTAGCATGTGTACCGTGTTTGTTTATATTCACCATTATGTTGCTGATTCCCTCcatcaatattgtgtttatattcaccATTATGTTGCTGATTCCCTCCATCActattgtgtttatattcaccattatgttactgattccctccatcaatattgtgtttatattcaccATTATGTTACTGATTCCCTCCATCAATATGGTGTTTATATTCACCATTATGTTACTGATTCCCTCCAACCTATCAATATTGTGTATATTTAACATTATGTTACTGATTCCCTCCATCAATATAGTGTTTATATTCACCATTATGTTACTGATTCCCTCcatcaatattgtgtttatattcaccATTATGTTACTGATTCCCTCCAACCCATCAATATTGTGTATATTTACCATTATGTTACTGATTCCCTTCATCAATATTGTGTATATATACCATTATGTTACTGATTCCCTCCAACCCATCAATATGGTGTTTATATTCACCATTATGTTACTGATTCCCTCTgattccctctccctctatctaatGGGTAACTTGATATTTGTCGACATTTGATAGCCTCTTTCTTAACATTGTACTGATCCTGTATTAAGGGATATCcccccttttaaaaaaaaataatcttgaccaaaaatgacatactcaaatctaactctctgtagctcaggccctgaatcaaggatatgcattttcttggtaccatttgaaaggaaacacaccTTCTGCCTGCTTTCTGATCCGAGCGGCTATTCCTCTACTTAGAACCTAAAGCTTCAATATAGCCTAAATACTTGTCATTTAACTTTAAAATGTATCACATTTTATGTGGAGGAAAGGAAACAtagctgacgttttacattctgctattttgttagttttttagtgttttgtgtaacttatctttttacttattttgtacatagtgttgctgctaccgtttcttatgaccgaaaataacttctggaaatcagaacagcaattactcaccgCAGACTGGAGGAAACATTTTCCTTTAACAAGTCTGAtgagaaggatatactgctttcactggaacaggccctgATCCCCGTCATTTGCTTTAAAATTGATGTAGGAAAAGGGGCCGCAGATCGGGAAGCCTTCTGAGATTCCATAGGCGAGCGAGTAAAgtcccactgccatccgttcttcttgctaacgtgcaatcattggaaaattaaATTGACAACCTACGatttaagattatcctaccaaagggacattaaaaactgtaatatcttatgcttcacaaaGACGTGGCTAAACAACATTaaggataatatagagctggttggattttcaatgcaccggcagaacagagaagctacgtctggtaagacgaggggtgggggtgtgtctatttgtcaataacagctggtgcgcactGTCTTATATTAAAGTAGTCTCGAGGTACTGCTTGTCTGAGGTATAgcaccttatgataagctgtagaccacagtatctaccaagagagttctcctctatattattcgtagccatctatttaccatcACAGAACGAAGCTGGCATTAAGACCGCTCttaaccaactctataaggccataagcaaacaagaaaatgctcacccagaagcggctctcctagtggccagggactttaatgcaggaaaacttaaatcagtttcacCAAATTATTACCAgaatgtcacatgtgcaaaaagaaggaaaaaaatcatagaccacctttactccacacacagagatgcatacaaactctccctcaccctccatttggcaaatctgaccataattatgtcctcctgattcctgcttacaagcaaaaactaaagcaggaagtaccagtgactctcgcaatacagaagtggtcagatgatgcggatgcaacactacaggactgttttgttaggaCAGActtgaatatgttccgggattcatccaatggcattgagaagtAGAGCACCTCAGTCATCGGGTTCATCATTATGTGCATcgacgacatcgtccccacagtgactgtaagtacatatcccaaccagaagacatggattacaggcaacatccgcatcgaactaaaggctagagctgccgctttcaaggagcgggagactaatccggacgcttctaagaaatccagctatgccctcagacgaaccgtCAAACAAGCAAAGAGTCATTgtaggattaagattgaatcttaCTACACAGGCTGTGATGCTGTTCTGGATGAATGTGTGATAACActctcggtagccaatgtgaacaaaacctttaaacaggtcagcatTCAAAAATCCGCTGGGCCAGATgcattaccaggacgtgtactcaaagca containing:
- the LOC139403161 gene encoding GPI-linked NAD(P)(+)--arginine ADP-ribosyltransferase 1-like isoform X1, with product MGKTCVVVIIIFLGAVAMALTLGLYFGRMFTMNPDPQMNPFPLDMAPKSIDDQYVGCRANMRIQVNTDYLPREKKTSTNFNNAWKEAEEKAKPSIHGLQDEHSKAIYVYTNEEPKIYPDFNREVRDGRSNYGTTFQYHSLHFYLTEAIQILKQRQTTCMTTYRRTNVYFHDVKEYIRFGTFTSSTLNKKIGRDSFGATSCFEITTCFGADISHYSVFTEEREVLIPPYEVFTVTNIQTKSPENNLWCEVVYTLVNTGHQSDLNCKLQNGVKV
- the LOC139403161 gene encoding GPI-linked NAD(P)(+)--arginine ADP-ribosyltransferase 1-like isoform X2 is translated as MALTLGLYFGRNPFPLDMAPKSIDDQYVGCRANMRIQVNTDYLPREKKTSTNFNNAWKEAEEKAKPSIHGLQDEHSKAIYVYTNEEPKIYPDFNREVRDGRSNYGTTFQYHSLHFYLTEAIQILKQRQTTCMTTYRRTNVYFHDVKEYIRFGTFTSSTLNKKIGRDSFGATSCFEITTCFGADISHYSVFTEEREVLIPPYEVFTVTNIQTKSPENNLWCEVVYTLVNTGHQSDLNCKLQNGVKV